From one Anopheles cruzii chromosome 3, idAnoCruzAS_RS32_06, whole genome shotgun sequence genomic stretch:
- the LOC128271222 gene encoding protein eyes shut, translated as MAKFAYHHADATYSCYCIDGYTGVHCQTNWDECWSNPCLNGGACIDGVASYNCTCPDGFLGWNCEENYNECQSNPCQNGGQCHDKDNAFYCTCAMGYEGDFCESDIAVCDTGDRCHNGGSCSEGPGLEFYCRCTEGYEGRLCNEEINECASSPCQNGAICIDKFASYVCACPMGYSGANCEAEIMLCSDSPCANQALCLMEEDHPTCYCVPDYHGERCEMQYDECQLGVEPRCVNGGTCLDGVDEYFCTCAPSFTGENCECLMLQDTDGQLEMMDCNYTMPEQNMTFTPEPIDYFTSISSSEPNTETDETGSSWFEGTTMNLSPEYAPQTSTMGSFEERSESPIESTPASVDGSDSRGSTTPTPITPYTEEDGSTGVTGPGIRPVDQTTAGVVTIIPATDRPAFIGTADYSTHPEEGSTKPSAPLDTTVGFDRDGTTSGIFQESHTTSATQEHPTGGLPGLTPSTIAPELSSFFTETPTTKAIEGKDQVTGAAVDGGGGTRPSTDTEPGEESSTFSSLSTSAAAAPATTPRTPEVVIHECSDAVCANGGTCAMTANGVRCHCDFRYAGQFCNVPVSIQNAAFSRDSFLRHIIYRRNETVTDAAAAGGALAQQLTTMTVRFKAKLTSREGLILLATAEGDEGNHYVALFLQKGLLQFQFSCGLQTMLLSEIDGTVNNGFELNVKVQLHFNERLSHCNASLHVNETLAMSGEQPTWLASVASGSVDQRTAALASIRQSWLHLGGRPIKTMYTLSQNISRYHGFTGCVYGLELNEKPVAVFHNAEDAYKIYECTSLACLSSPCRNGAICVEDQAVDERFAVGYPSAARGTWSCKCSFGYMGKTCERSICDNNPCQYGGTCVTFPESGYLCLCPYGKHGHLCEHDLDILQPSFFGSIKGISSYVTYPIAFPLEDRFEFSFKIIPTTASQISLLAFIGQPGDHHELGDHFSVSYIQGFILVTWNLGSGPRRIFTQQPIQVQQTRPTTIHVGRSGRTAWLSIDGKVNISGNAPGSSHKLNVAPQLYIGGHEGVNFSSLPHDLPLHSGFQGCLFDIRLIAGPVHIPLQHIGGMRGRSVGQCGTKECHRHACQNGGACLQHGSTFTCICQEDWNGILCSQKANPCDESLHKCDADARCFPHVSGYECDCPFGKVGKRCDAHVKQLSDVSFSGRRSFLSLRWPPNGADTDRLASDAYRENEVPRYEKIVQHSHIIPHNHSILLKSIRELDKINDVLRVFPAPNDTETYGHALQPRSQNYRQLKLRQITIELQVRPLSEKGLLMFIRTFDSNANALGFISLSLQGGVVEYRVSTTRLQTTVVRSNHVLATGEWHVIRFVKYGKRMTLWVEGKSSSIVGSVREEYISLTSELYLGGLPDLSELPMDAISGYPVPFRGCIRNVNLNGSRVTLNASSIVAARNINDCDGTPCGGDICAHGGLCWLDEHSQPRCKCPEYSKGENCEVLESCEIVSCHNNGECLPSGRCNCRVGWTGHYCDTATTKYSSLGFNDRSYILIPSQKIKMKDKRNYDSGTTGGRSALELHLSFNISTLDDGVLLWSTDASGGYFGIGIRNGFIVAVSNLLADGEATEPNITSWRAFVADGDWHQVLLETKDGFMHVSINGYQLTGGMKLLMSPSQLHDQQIPAEEAIYLGGFPEENVYNRTNGAFSRSFSGCIQHILLGNQYDELNQIAYEGANIQQCVL; from the exons ATGGCAAAGTTTGCGTATCACCATGCCGATGC CACCTACTCTTGCTACTGTATCGACGGGTACACGGGCGTCCACTGTCAGACGAACTGGGACGAGTGTTGGTCCAATCCGTGTCTCAATGGTGGCGCATGCATCGACGGAGTGGCCTCATACAACTGCACGTGTCCCGATGGGTTCCTAG GGTGGAATTGTGAGGAAAACTACAACGAATGCCAATCAAACCCAtgccaaaacggtggccagtGTCACGATAAGGATAATGCGTTCTACTGTACGTGCGCCATGGGCTACGAGGGCGATTTTTGCGAATCCGACATTGCCGTCTGCGATACGGGCGACCGGTGCCACAATGGGGGCTCGTGCAGTGAAGGTCCCGGGCTTGAGTTCTACTGTCGCTGCACCGAAGGGTACGAGGGCCGCCTGTGCAATGAGGAGATCAACGAATGTGCGTCCTCCCCGTGCCAGAACGGAGCGATCTGCATCGATAAGTTCGCGTCGTACGTGTGTGCTTGTCCGATGGGCTACAGTGGCGCCAACTGTGAGGCGGAGATCATGCTTTGCTCAGATTCACCGTGTGCCAACCAAGCGCTCTGCTTGATGGAAGAGGATCACCCCACGTGTTACTGCGTTCCGGATTACCACGGTGAGCGGTGCGAAATGCAGTACGACGAGTGTCAACTGGGCGTGGAGCCACGATGCGTAAACGGGGGCACGTGTTTGGACGGGGTCGACGAGTACTTTTGCACCTGCGCCCCAAGCTTTACGGGGGAAAACTGTGAATGTCTCATGCTGCAGGACACCGATGGCCAGCTGGAGATGATGGACTGCAACTACACAATGCCCGAGCAAAACATGACATTTACTCCGGAACCGATCGATTACTTTACAAGCATCTCATCGTCGGAACCGAACACGGAGACCGACGAGACTGGTTCAAGCTGGTTCGAAGGCACCACCATGAATCTGTCTCCGGAATATGCGCCACAAACCAGCACGATGGGCTCATTTGAAGAACGTTCCGAATCGCCAATAGAATCCACGCCTGCGTCGGTAGACGGATCAGACAGTCGCGGATCGACAACGCCTACTCCGATCACCCCGTATACCGAGGAAGATGGTTCCACTGGCGTCACTGGGCCAGGCATTCGACCAGTAGATCAGACTACTGCCGGAGTTGTAACGATCATCCCCGCAACGGACCGACCGGCTTTCATCGGGACAGCTGATTATTCGACGCACCCGGAAGAGGGTAGCACAAAACCTTCTGCCCCCCTGGACACAACGGTGGGTTTCGATCGAGATGGAACCACATCTGGTATCTTCCAGGAATCACATACTACCTCCGCAACTCAGGAACACCCGACAGGCGGTTTGCCAGGGCTTACACCTTCCACTATTGCACCGGAACTGAGTTCCTTCTTCACTGAAACTCCTACCACCAAGGCAATTGAGGGTAAAGATCAGGtaaccggtgctgctgttgatggtggtggtggcactcGTCccagcaccgacaccgagccCGGCGAAGAATCTTCCACGTTTTCATCTCTCtccacttccgccgccgcggcaCCCGCAACGACACCAAGAACGCCGGAAGTGGTCATCCATGAGTGTAGCGACGCGGTTTGTGCGAATGGAGGTACCTGTGCTATGACCGCCAATGGTGTCCGCTGTCACTGCGATTTTCGGTACGCTGGGCAGTTCTGTAACGTTCCGGTGAGCATTCAAAATGCCGCCTTCTCGAGAGATTCCTTCCTCCGCCACATCATCTACCGACGGAACGAGACAGTGACggacgcggccgcggccggcggtgcACTGGCTCAACAGTTGACAACAATGACGGTACGCTTCAAGGCAAAACTAACGTCCCGCGAGGGATTAATCCTGCTGGCTACGGCCGAAGGTGACGAAGGGAACCACTACGTGGCACTGTTCCTGCAGAAAGGCTTGCTACAGTTTCAGTTCTCGTGCGGCCTGCAGACGATGCTGCTGAGCGAAATCGATGGCACAGTCAACAATGGGTTCGAGCTCAACGTTAAAGTGCA ACTTCACTTTAACGAACGACTCAGCCACTGCAACGCGTCGCTGCACGTAAACGAAACCCTGGCGATGAGCGGAGAGCAACCAACGTGGCTTGCCAGtgtggcttccggttcggtcgaCCAGCGAACAGCTGCACTGGCATCCATACGCCAGAGCTGGCTCCATCTCGGCGGGCGGCCCATCAAAACGATGTACACGCTCAGTCAGAACATCTCCCGGTACCACGGATTCACCGGATGTGTGTACGGGCTGGAACTAAATGAAaaaccggtggccgtttttca CAACGCGGAGGATGCGTATAAAATTTACGAATGTACTTCACTGGCCTGCCTGTCGAGCCCGTGCCGAAACGGGGCGATCTGTGTGGAAGATCAAGCGGTCGACGAGCGGTTCGCCGTCGGCTACCCGAGCGCGGCACGTGGAACGTGGAGCTGCAAGTGCTCCTTCGGGTACATGGGCAAAACGTGTGAACGATCGATTTGCGACAACAATCCGTGTCAGTATGGCGGAACTTGTGTCACCTTTCCGGAAAGTGGATACCTCTGCCTGTGTCCGTACGGCAAACACGGTCATCTGTGCGAGCACGATCTGGACATTCTGCAACCGTCGTTTTTCGGCAGCATCAAGGGCATTTCGTCGTACGTTACGTATCCGATCGCGTTCCCACTGGAGGATCGGTTTGAGTTTAGCTTCAAAATCATTCCGACCACAGCGTCACAGATTTCGCTGCTGGCCTTCATCGGACAGCCGGGAGATCATCACGAACTGGGTGATCATTTCTCCGTTAGCTACATTCAAG GTTTCATACTGGTCACCTGGAACTTGGGCAGTGGGCCGCGTCGAATTTTCACCCAGCAACCGATCCAGGTGCAGCAAACACGCCCCACCACCATCCACGTGGGGCGCAGTGGTCGCACCGCGTGGCTGTCGATCGATGGGAAGGTCAACATTTCGGGCAACGCGCCCGGCAGCAGTCACAAACTGAATGTGGCCCCACAGTTGTACATTGGTGGCCACGAGGGAGTCAACTTTTCTAGCCTTCCACACGACCTGCCGCTCCACTCCGGGTTCCAGGGTTGCCTGTTTGACATTCGGCTTATCGCAGGCCCGGTCCACATACCGCTGCAGCACATCGGGGGCATGCGAGGCCGTAGTGTGGGCCAGTGCGGTACTAAAGAGTGTCACCGGCATGCGTGCCAGAACGGTGGTGCATGCCTGCAGCACGGTTCCACGTTCACCTGCATCTGCCAGGAGGATTGGAACGGAATTCTGTGCTCGCAAAAGGCGAACCCGTGCGACGAAAGTCTCCACAAGTGCGATGCCGATGCGCGCTGCTTTCCGCACGTCTCCGGGTACGAGTGTGACTGTCCGTTCGGAAAGGTTGGCAAGCGCTGCGACGCGCACGTTAAGCAGCTGAGCGATGTTTCCTTCTCCGGCAGGAGATCGTTCCTATCGTTGcgctggccaccgaacggtgcTGACACTGATCGGCTAGCTTCCGACGCATACCGTGAAAACGAAGTGCCGCGCTACGAAAAGATCGTACAACATTCGCACATTATTCCCCACAATCATTCGATTCTGCTCAAATCGATCCGCGAGCTGGACAAAATTAACGACGTGCTTCGAGTGTTCCCGGCGCCGAACGACACCGAAACGTACGGGCATGCGCTGCAACCGCGATCGCAAAACTACCGCCAGCTGAAGCTGCGGCAGATAACGATCGAGCTGCAGGTGCGCCCTCTGTCCGAGAAAGGGCTGCTGATGTTTATCCGTACGTTCGATTCCAATGCAAACGCCCTGGGTTTCATCAGTCTGAGCCTGCAGGGTGGCGTGGTAGAGTATCGCGTGTCTACTACTCGCTTGCAGACGACGGTCGTGCGCAGCAATCACGTACTGGCGACCGGGGAGTGGCACGTAATTCGGTTCGTCAAATACGGCAAGCGGATGACGCTCTGGGTCGAGGGCAAGAGCTCGTCGATCGTTGGTTCCGTGCGCGAAGAGTACATCAGCCTCACGTCGGAGCTGTACCTCGGCGGGTTGCCGGATCTTTCGGAGCTGCCGATGGATGCCATTTCGGGGTATCCGGTGCCATTTCGTGGTTGCATTCGCAACGTCAATCTGAACGGGTCGCGCGTGACGCTGAACGCTAGTTCGATCGTGGCCGCTCGTAACATTAACGACTGCGACGGGACACCCTGTGGAGGGGACATTTGTGCGCACGGTGGTCTGTGCTGGCTCGACGAACATTCCCAGCCGCGCTGCAAGTGTCCCGAGTACTCGAAGGGAGAAAACTGCGAAGTGCTTGAGTCCTGCGAGATAGTGTCGTGTCACAACAACGGCGAATGTTTACCGAGCGGACGGTGCAACTGCCGGGTCGGGTGGACCGGCCACTACTGCGACACGGCCACGACCAAGTACTCGTCGCTCGGGTTCAACGATCGCAGCTACATTCTGATACCGTCGCAAAAGATTAAAATGAAGGATAAACGGAACTACGACAGTGGCACGACGGGGGGGCGATCGGCGCTGGAGCTACATTTGTCCTTCAACATTTCCACCCTCGACGATGGCGTGCTTTTGTGGAGCACCGACGCGTCGGGCGGATACTTTGGCATTGGCATTCGCAATGGGTTCATTGTCGCCGTGAGTAACCTACTGGCGGACGGTGAAGCAACGGAACCCAACATCACGTCGTGGCGAGCGTTCGTGGCCGACGGTGATTGGCACCAGGTTTTACTGGAGACGAAAGACGGTTTTATGCACGTATCGATCAACGGGTACCAGCTTACCGGGGGCATGAAGCTTCTCATGAGCCCAAGCCAACTCCACGATCAGCAAATTCCGGCGGAGGAAGCCATCTATCTGG GAGGCTTTCCCGAAGAAAATGTTTacaaccgaacgaacggggcATTCTCCAGATCGTTTAGCGGTTGCATTCAACACATACTTTTGGGAAACCAGTACGACGAGCTCAACCAGATCGCTTACGAAGGAGCCAATATTCAACAGTGTGTACTATAA